A region of the Prinia subflava isolate CZ2003 ecotype Zambia chromosome 17, Cam_Psub_1.2, whole genome shotgun sequence genome:
TGCCAAAAGGCACCGGGGCCCCACCTGTCAGCGGGAGAGACATACTCCGTAGCCAGCGGACTCAGGACGACGCCCGGGAATCTCTGGCGGAGGCGCAGGGATCGCAGCAACCCTTTTCGGGCTAGTTTTCTCCCGGTGCATTTCTTGGGATCGCAGTGTCCGAGCTCCCACATGGCAAGAGGGCAGGGGAACTTGGCCTCCCGAGCGCCCCCATCGGCGGCCCTCTCGCCCTCCAGGCAAGCTGAAAACAGCGGGTGCACATCAGTGCCCACCGGCGACGCAGCACTGCCCGGCAGGATGCGCCTGCCCTTGCCCGCGTCCCGCGGCGCCTCACGCACCTCTCAGCGCGGCCTCCGCTTCCGCCGCGAAAGTCTCGAGGCTGCGAGTTCCACGCCGACCCCCGCGCCGGCCGCGCTCCATGGCCGCGCTCGACGGAGGCACCGCCCCGCGGCGCCGCGCACTTCCGCTTCCGCTACAGGCCATGGCGGCCGGGCTGCTGCTGGCGGCGCTGGGCGCGGCGCTGGGTGGGTGCGAGGGCCGCGGCGCGAGTGGACGCACCGGCGGCTTGGTCCATCCGCCGCGCCAACTGCTCTCTCCTAGCAGGTTTCTTCGCGTCGGCGGGGAAGATGAAGATCGTGGAGGAGCCGAATACGTTCGGGTACGTGGCCGCCTGCTCGCCGTGTCGTCCCACGATCCACCCGCACTCGGCGGGTTCTGGTCTGTCTGCCGTTGTGCGCGCTTCAGCCCGTTTCTTCCTCCGGGGATGGGGCGCCGGGCCAGGCCGCTGCCGCAGACCCCGCTGTTGGCCCGCGGGCAGGGGCTTTCGGTGTTGGGACACTCAGGTAGGGGAGCATGTGTGCACGGCCAGATGCACAACTCAGCCTTAAACGTTTAACTTTCCTTCTTTTGAAAGGTTGAATAACCCATTCTTGCCTCAAACAAATAGGCTGCAGCCAAAGATGTCCCCATCTGCAGTATCAGGTATATGCAACCGTTttatataaacatattttttttgGTACAGTTTTCATCATTTAGCAACAGTTGTTAGCAGTGCAAATAGTCTGTTTCGACTTTATGCACACAAAACCGAATTTTGCGTGTGATTTTATATGCATCATGGAAAATAAGCACGGGCAACTATATTTCATTGTGTTCCTGAAGGATTAAAGTTCCTAGATTAACTTCACTGGTGGTTCCAGGTCCCAGTGCTGTTAATACTGTTTTTGTGACAAGACTATCCATatgttttattctgtgtttttctaGCCAGTCATGGATCCTTTTGACTCACAGTAAACACTCTTTTCTTCTTGACACAATCCTCAACATCATTGAGATTATAATATAAAAGTCATCCCTTATCTCATCCATTATCTCGTAGTGCATAATACccaaaaatagtttaaaaagaaTTCTTAAAAAGGATAAAAGGATAGCCTCGGAACCAGTCAGAGGGGCTCAGTTTCACACAAAGCCTAAGTGTTGCAACATAAATACACCACTCaagcaaaataaacaggaaTGTAAAAAATTCTAGGCCATCTATAGAGGAGAGCAGATAAACACTGGAGGCAAAGACTCAGAAAAGGGAGTATCTCTTGTCTCTCTCCTAACCTTGTGCACGGACTTAAACCTTGTTCAGATTCAAGAAAGGCATTTTGCTATGACAACATTGAATGTAATTATgcttaatattttctgttgtgtttttcaAACTCAGGTGTATAATTCTGCATGTACTGCATGTAAAATGTGAAATAGTTAGAAATGGGATTAGTAATAGAATGCTGAATGGAAAGATGCTGAAAGTAGCAGGTAaaaaggacagcacagcagaaatccCTTCTTTCTTTGCTGTGGGATCTTACATGTAGCCAAAAATTGGGAATGTATACGGAACATGAACCTAGGCCATGGAACCCTGCCTTGCACAATTATTTCTTTAGCATGGAAATCATACTTGTTCTTTTCTTCTACAAAACAGTTGGGGTAATAGTTCTGGTAATTTCTGTTCTACAGCATCTGCCCTGGAAAGGGAGACACGAGTTTAATGCATTCCTCGTGGACATTcacatttgccttttttcatCTGCAGGGAGAGCATCTTAATCACTGGGGCACAGATTTCATGTAGTAGAGGAGCAAACCCTTTGGCCAAGCCCATCTCTAGAATGAAATGCAAGGTCATACAGTCAGAAAAGCATTTGGGAAAGAGAACCTGCCTGTATCCCAGTGGTTAAAGCATTCTGGAGGGCATAATTCTGGTAGTCTGACCTTTGTAGGATTGCTTGTCTGGATACATGGAAAAAGTACCCACACAATCCTGACAGTGGGGAATTAGAATCCAGGATGGGGTCTTACTTTATATGCTTCgtaatctgtttttttctttcctcataaATATTTAGTAATTCCAAGGAAAATTTCCTTATATGAGAGATACTGAAATTCTCCTCTAGCATGTAGTCCGGAGCTTTTCACTCTCTTTTTAATGAGCTGTCTTGGCTTCCTTTGACAGCAATTCTTGTAGTCAATACTACAAGAGTAGAATTGCAACTGCTGACCTGTCTGACAGCAAAAGATTTATCTTGTTGAATACTACCTGGATCAGACCATGAAggcaaacagcaaaaaagaatATCCAGTTTGAGAATCTCAGTGAAACCTAAGTATGTAGCAATGTCAACATTTTGAACAAATGGGCTTTGCTGGTATAAATTTGCAGATGGATGAATTTAGAGACAGACAGCTGCCAAATGAGAGTTTCAGTGATTTCAGTGTTAGATTTTGGCAGGATCTGCACTGATGATTCACTGATGATTCCTTTTATGGACCCAGCTtctaaatgtttatttttgtacagGTTTCTCATTTTTGTTGTAGAAAGAGGCTTATCTATTTCACTGGGTAGTGAGaataaaaaacactgaaaatcatTATGCAAGCCAGTATAGTCCTAGTGAGAACTTACAGTATTTCTTATGGAAGATAAAAATTTAGTTATGTACAGCAGAAAACTATATTTGTCACATACTCCTCACACTTTTGTCACTGCAGTAGCTTGCTTAAATTTAaccaaaacattatttttcctttatgtcaTGTTGTGATGTTTTTAGGCCCTGCACATCTCTTTAGGCTTGCCGGCAAGTGCTTCAGTTTTGTGGAATCCACGTGAGTAATGGATTTGGATATTTGTTTGTATACTTACTAGGAATTAACTAGTTTTTTATTCCAGTCtaaaacatttcttattttctatttattttctctccttttaagGTACAAGTATGAGTTCTGTCCTTTCCATAATGTCACTCAGCATGAGCAGACTTTTCGATGGAATGCCTATAGTGGGATTTTAGGGTGAGGCATTTAGATCTTTTATGTTTCAGCTGTGTTACCTGCCGACCACTTCATAGATTGCAAAAAGGAGGCAGTTTTAAAATTAGGATTCTTCCATTGGTCAGCTTAGGTCATGGTAGTTCCCAAGGTGTAATGCATAAAATACCCTGTCttgaaaaattcagattttttttttgttgtcattgATAAATACTAGCCTCCTGTTATAAATGGAGACTGGTTAATAACCAGTGCCAACTGCAAGTGTGATATGTTCATGTGAGAAATTCAATAATGTCTAACTGAAGCTTATATTAACACAGATTTCACGTCCATTTAACTATTTGGAGTTTgagttaaatacaaaaattacaaaatgaaaagagtgCTTTATGCCTAATGGTTGTCAAACATTATAAAAAGTTATAAAACCCTCAATgtagacacaaaaaaaaagcatcccGGAGTATTTAAAGATCCTGCATCATAATATCACCAAATCATAATACctaaaataaatctaaatataAACCGAACCATTGCTTTTGTAGGTATTTTGTATGTagatgtctctttttttcctatatgCAAAACGGTAAGCCAGTATGTGAGGAAATCTGGTACATCACCATGCTGAGGGTATCATTTGCGTTGGGACTTGCAGAAGTAGACTAATTTTTGTAGGTGCTCTCACCAGGGCTAAAAACCCTGCAAACAGAGTTGCACAGGGTACTTAGGGTATTTACATACCCATGGAATTTGTCGTGGAATTGATCTATTCATTGGCATTTTACTTGACTTAAACACAGATTTCTAAGTGCACATGGTCTGCAAACTGAAATTTGATCCAAAACTCAGCTCTCAAAAAGTGCTATTGAAATGTCCTGTATAGCAACCTGGATAACAAACTACACAGCTCCCAAGGTGCTGGCTGTAGGAAATGGAAATACTAAGACAACAAAAATGGAGTATATATACTTAAATTGAATATGGTATAAGGGTATTGTTGGTTTTCTTCCTGAGGGTTCATCTTTTTCTGTCCAGTAACTTTAAACAAAATGGTGTCCTCTTTTTTCAGAATCTGGCATGAATGGGAAATTGACAACAATACATTTACTGGAATGTGGATGAGGGAAGGAGACTCCTGTGAAACTAAGAGCAGACAGACAATGGTATAATAACTTTAGCTATGCTAATTCAGGCAGTATGACTCTGCATACACTTGTGAGACTACAAACTAAAACATTGCTACCCTGAAGAAGTCATCATTTAAGCTGTGATAAAAAACATAAAGATTAATTCTTGCAGGAACTATGTGAATGACTGGAGGAGGAAAACTAGAATCAGGATAAAATTTTGAAGACATTAACTTATGTTTTCTCATTGGTTACTTacaactctttttttccatgaTAGAGTGGTATAATTACTGCTGTAGAAATATAGTGCAGTGTTTTGTACTTTGTGTGAGGCAAAATAAATAGCTCTTTGTTAAATTCAAGATACCAGCTGTTAAAAACATCCAGgcaaaaggagggaaaagaattAGGCAGTTAGCAATAGCATGCTGAGAAGCTAAGCATGGTGTTAGAACAAGCACTAGTGGCATTTCAAGAAAGACTTTGAGGTGATGGAGTATGTCTGGAGGAGGgcactggagctgtggcagcatcTGGAGCATAAGCGTGATGAGTAGCACCTGTCAACCAGCATCCCCAGGTCTTTTTCCaccaggcagctttccagctaTTCTTGCCCATGCCTGGAACAGTGCACGGGGTGCAGTACCCAAGTGCAGTACCCAGCAGTTTGCCTTGTTGAATCTCTTGCCATTAGCTGCCAACTTGGCTGCCATATCCTGTCCAAGGGGAAAATGTTTCCTCTAATGGAGATGCCTgcttaacatttttatttcccataGAAGCTGCAGAAAGAACTCATATTCTTGTATGACCTTTGGTATTGTAATTGTAATCTTTTACTGGCATTTCAttctgaagacagaaaatattgGTGCTGCAAATCTAAAGATGAAAACAACTCTCTCCAGTCTGGATGTGTCTTGTATTCTTAAATTAGCACATTggtcagaaataaaatttaagaaaattgtGCTTATGTCAGATGAGATTCTAAAGGGTGTCCTATTCACTGTCCTTTTTACTCTCATTCTTGCTGGAAATATGGTGCTTAGTAGTCTGAGCAACAATGGTTGGTGGGGAGAATCATCTCCCattagagaaaataattttcatatttcataaaATCAATGGGCGATGTGCTTGCTATGATGCcttttctgtcagaaaaaataaaaaaaggcactAGAAGCTTTGACATGACAGTATGTACAGAAATGCATCTACTGATATTGGAACACAGCAAATTGATCATCAGTGATGATATCGTTTCATGTAGACCTTTTTTGCTCATCTTTGTTTTTACTGATGTTTAGGTTCATCTTGTTTGTGGAAAGAGCAATAAATTGGCTTATGTGTCTGAGCCAAGTACTTGTGTTTACTCTCTGACATTTGAGACTCCTCTTGTGTGCCATCCCCACTCACTTTTAggtaagatttaaaaaatactttgtggAACAGCTGGCATATTACACTATTCTCAGAGTGTGCATTTTTAGGTTGAGTTAGTACcttaatataaattatattaaatgtTAACATATTAAGTGTTTTTTAAATCCTAGTCATTATAACACATAGATATTTCTCAAATAAATTGTCATTGCTAGTGTAGACCCAGTGaatgatttggggtttttttctttttttggacTGTAGGAATAGGCCCTGTAGTATCTGCCCATCTACTTACATTACAAAAAAAGCTCAGTAAGAATTACATTGAGCAAAGGAATATGAGGCCTTGTAtctggaaataagaaaaatttctgGTGATTCTTCAGAAACTTT
Encoded here:
- the GNPTG gene encoding N-acetylglucosamine-1-phosphotransferase subunit gamma isoform X1, which gives rise to MAALDGGTAPRRRALPLPLQAMAAGLLLAALGAALGFFASAGKMKIVEEPNTFGLNNPFLPQTNRLQPKMSPSAVSGPAHLFRLAGKCFSFVESTYKYEFCPFHNVTQHEQTFRWNAYSGILGIWHEWEIDNNTFTGMWMREGDSCETKSRQTMVHLVCGKSNKLAYVSEPSTCVYSLTFETPLVCHPHSLLVYPTLTEALQKKWDEAEQLLYDELITDQGYKKILKEIFEEAGLLKATEENEVEKQSKKITLEFETVEKCSKEYKQLSEEIQKLRVLLGQHGIAYKENSAGNISVEYVSHQQATAVASVLNGSKDDEHLHGDTGIWNHTV
- the GNPTG gene encoding N-acetylglucosamine-1-phosphotransferase subunit gamma isoform X2; this translates as MAAGLLLAALGAALAGFFASAGKMKIVEEPNTFGLNNPFLPQTNRLQPKMSPSAVSGPAHLFRLAGKCFSFVESTYKYEFCPFHNVTQHEQTFRWNAYSGILGIWHEWEIDNNTFTGMWMREGDSCETKSRQTMVHLVCGKSNKLAYVSEPSTCVYSLTFETPLVCHPHSLLVYPTLTEALQKKWDEAEQLLYDELITDQGYKKILKEIFEEAGLLKATEENEVEKQSKKITLEFETVEKCSKEYKQLSEEIQKLRVLLGQHGIAYKENSAGNISVEYVSHQQATAVASVLNGSKDDEHLHGDTGIWNHTV